A stretch of DNA from Thermogemmatispora onikobensis:
AACGCTCAGCAGGCATTGCTCAGAATGGTCGAACTCTACCGGGGTGACTATGGAAGACCGTTCTATAGCGACTGGTGCCGTCAGCGACGCGACGAGCTGTGCACTGCCTATCTGGAGGCCCTGTGCCAGCTAGCGCAGATCGCCTGGAATCGTCAAGACATGGAGGCATGCATGTATTACTGGCGTAAGGCATTGGCAGTGGATAACTGCATGGAGGAGGCACACTACGGCATCATGCTGTGCTATATGGCACAGGGCAAACGCAGTGCCGCGCTACGCCAGTACCAACTCTGCAAAAAGATTCTGCAGCAGGAGCTGTGCGTAAAGCCTGGATCATTGTTACAAGAGCTGTACCGGAGACTCAGCAGCACCGCCGAATCTGCTCAGATGAGACAGATGGCACCAGGCAAATTAAGCGGGCTCTCTGGCTTCCTCCAGAGCCAGGCAGGGGATAACACTGACAAGGTATCCATACATAGGACGCCTGCGCAGGCGGAGAGGAAGATGGAGAGAGAATGGAGAGAGGAGGAGCAGTATGCTCCTGAAAGAGGGAAGGGACAGTGAGAAATAGGGGAGGCAACATACGCAGACTGAGATCCTGTGCTTGATAGGAGAAAGAGCATGCTGACGAGCAATGGAGACCCCGTCTGGCCTTAAGTTCTCACGGAGCTTCTGTATCTACTGCGGCCATAGCTTATGAGCTGATCCCTGGCAGTGAAGGTCTTCCAGGTCCAAGGAACAATAACAGGAAAACACCTGAATCGCTCGATGAATCTGCTATGAAAAGATTCTGCTGGTGAGAGGCAGTGTCACACTTCGCATGAAGATTAGCCTGTTCCAGGGCCATACTCAGCTCGATGCACTAATGCAGATTCTACGAGTGATGAAGCGTTTTGCAGATTTTAAGGAACAAGGAGGCCATTTGAGGAAGGCGATAGTGGCACGGAAGGTGCCAGATGAGCGGAAGACCGGTACTGCTATCCTCTCGGCTCAGCAATTGCGCTGGCGCGAGAGCGTGGCCTTCGACGCGGATCTGACCGTGGTGTTTGAACCCAGGCAGCTCTATGAGTTTAACACCCGGCTGTGAAGCGATCCGACCTGGCTGAGGGCACTACAGGAGCGACCGGATGAGCTGCTGGCCGCCTTCGGGCTGGCGAAGGCAGTGGCCTTGCTGCCCAAGGACACGGTGCTGGAGAACCGCCGGCTTACCGCTGAGGAGCTGGCCGCCATGCGCCAGATCATGGCTGCCGCCAGCCAGCAGGAGCTGTTCCTTCAAGCTCAAAAGGCACTGGGAACAGCTCTCAAGGACGACGGCTATGGTTTGCCACTCCTTGTAAGCCCAACAATTATCGCAGTCATTATGATCACCCTGCTGTGGTGAGATTCTCCCCAAAGAAAAAAAGGAGGCTGTTCAATGAACGCGACAGAAGCACGGAAAGCTCTGGATGAGCGGAAGACCGGTACTGCTATCCTCTCGGCTCAGCAATTGCGCTGGCGCGAGAGCGTCGCCTTCGACACGGATCTGGCGGTGGCGTTTGAACCCGCGCAGCTCTATGAGTTTAACGCCCGGCTGTGGAGCGATCCGACCTGGCTGAGGGCACTGCAGGAGCGACCGGATGAGCTGCTGGAAGCCTTCGGGCTGGCGAAGGCAGTGGCTTTGCTGCCCGAGGACACGGTGCTGGAGAACCGCCGGCTTACAGATGAGGAGCTGGCCGCCATGCGCCAGATCATGGGAATCGCTAACGAGCGGGGCCTGCTCTCCCAGGAGGCACTGGAGGGAATGCTTAACCAGGATGGCTATGGTCTGCCAGCAGTCGCAGTTCTGATTCTCCTCCTGGTTGTAGTTGTGTGCATTTGCGTTGCCTAAGCATGCTAGCTCAGCAGCCTGACTTTCAATCGTGGAGAGGACTGACATGTTAAACGCGACAGAAGCACGGAAAGCTCTGGATGAGCGGAAGACCGGTACTGCCATCCTCTCGGCTCAGCAATTGCGCTGGCGCGAGAGCGTCGCCTTCGACACGGATCTGACCGTGACGTTTGAACCCATGCAGCTCTATGAGTTTAACACCCGGCTGTGGAGCGATCCGACCCGGCTGAGGGCACTGCAGGAGCGACCGGACGAGCTGCTGGAAGCCTTCGGGCTGGCGAAGGCAGTGGCCTTGCTGCCCGAGGACACGGTGCTGGAGAACCGCCGGCTTACTGCTGAGGAGCTGGCCGCCATGCGCCAGATCCTGCTGGCCGCCAGTGAGCGGGGCCTGCTCTCTCAGGAAGCGCTAGAGCTGGCCCTCAGTGATGAGGGCTACGGCTTGCCTGCAGTTGCCGCTCTCGCTTTGGCAGTAGCCATTGCTGTTTATCTCTGGGTGTATCTCTGGGGATAGGCTCCATTCCAACGAGCGAGGGACCGGTACAGTGCTGGTTGCCTGCCCCGGTCCCTTTTGTGAAGTGGCCTGCTGTGGCGTTGGAATCATACCCACGGCATGGACCTCGAGGAGAACCGCCGGCTTACCGCTGAGGAGCTGGCCGCCAGTGAGCGGGGCCTGCTCTCCCAGGAAGCGCTAGAGCTGGCCCTCAATGATGAGGGCTACGGTTTGCCTGCAGTTGCAGTTGTCTGCGTTGCGGTCACTGTTGTTACTTGCATGTCTCTGTTTATTTTTTTGTGGCTCACGGGAGCATAGGAGTTGGTGTTGTCCTGTGAGCTTACCTCCGGCTGGAAATCTGAAGGAGGGAAGCATGCTTCCAAGTCTTTTTTCGATATTTCTAGACTACAAGTGTAATTTCTGGTGTGGCCACTGCAGCGTAGGAAGCAGCCCTCGCACAGTCATGCCCATGCCACGAGAGCTTCTCCTCAAGATTATGACCGAGCTTCGGGAAGTGCCAACGGCCAAGGTGGTTGTTTTTACTGGCGGTGAGGCGACGTTGCGCAAGCAGCTCTTGCTCGAGGGGATCTCTCTCGCCAAAGCAGGTGGCTATGTGACGCGTGTGGTCAGCAATGGTGGATGGGCGACGACGCCAGAGCGTGCCCGCGCGATGGTTCGGGACCTCAAAAGCGCCGGTCTAGACGAGCTCAATACCAGCTATGACGATTTTCATGCTCCTTTTGCATCGATAGAATGCATTGTCAATCTGGTGCGAGCTGGTCTGGAAGAGGGGCTTCGGATTGGCCTGGGGGTGATCGTGGACAAGAACGCTACCTGGGATGCGGCAGCTGTGCGACGGGCCCTCAGCGAAGGGCTAGGGATGGAGATCGCCGAGATCGAAAAACGGGTGACAATTCTGGAGGACTATCCAACCCCTACTGGCTCAGGGGAACAGTTGGATGTGAACGGCCTGGATGCGGGAGACAAGCTCAACATGGGCTGTCCAGAAGTGCTCAAGACTGTCTCCCTGCACCCGAATGGTATGGTCAAGGCTTGCTGTGGGCATGCGATGTTCTACGCTCAGGATTTAACCTTGGGCAATCTGAACGAAGAGCGCCTGATTGATATTCTTACGCGAAGTCAGCAGAATCTCGTCTACTGGTGGCTTCATATGTTAGGTCCGAAGCGCATTCTTGATAAGCTCGGCGTAGAGGGGACCTATACCAGCATCTGTCATGCCTGCCAGGCGCTGCTTGCTGACCATCGGCAGGCAATGCTGGAGTACTTGAAAGCCCACCGTGATGAGGTACTCCTGCAGGATGTTGTGCTTGGCGATAGCCTGAAGCGCGTTTCGACGATTGTCCTCAAGCGGAAAGAAGAGATTCTTGCCCAAATGAGAAGGCTGGAGTCATGAGCACCATTGCATTAGAATCCGTCACGGCTGGCTATGGACAGTCACTCGTCCTCCACGAGATCAATCTGGCCTTCGATTCAGGTTTTCATGTGATCCTGGGAAGCAATGGAGCGGGCAAGACAACACTGTTCCGTGTCGGGGTGGGTATTCTCCCACCCCGCGCAGGCATAGTTTCTGTCCTGGGGTATGAACCGCATCGAGACAGTGAAGTCAAGCGTCTGATCGGCTACCTCCCGCATCGCCCTTCCCTCTCGGCAGCGCTCAGCGTGCGAGATAACCTGGAATTCTGGGGGCAAGTGCTCCGGCTTCCTTCCGCCCAGCGGCGGTCACGGATCGACCAGGTGGTCGCTGATTTGGAACTGAGTGATCTCCTATCCAAGCCAGCAGCTTCCTTGAGTAGAGGCCAGGCGCAGCGGGTAGCTATTGCTCGTGCTCTGCTCGGCGCTCCACAGGTGCTCTTTCTGGACGAGCCGACGACGGGTCTCGATCCATTGGCAGCACGTTCCTTGCGCGAGCTACTCAAGGGGTTGGCTCGGGCAGACAAAACGATCATTTATTCAACACATAATCTCTATGAGGCAGCTGAGCTGGCTGATGATGTGACCTTGATTGCGGCTGGTCGGGTAGTAGATCGTGGCTCCGTAGAAGCGTTGCACCAGCGTCATGCTCGTGCGCAGCGAGTCTGTCTGACAGTCGAGGGAGATCCGCGAACCATCCTGAGCGACCTGGGGTATGAAGCGGTACCAGACAGGGAGCAGTGGATTGTAGATCTTTCGGACCGGGCGGAGCGCAGTCGCATCGTGGCAGCGCTGGTGCAGGCGGGACTTCCTGTCCTTGAG
This window harbors:
- a CDS encoding radical SAM/SPASM domain-containing protein — encoded protein: MLPSLFSIFLDYKCNFWCGHCSVGSSPRTVMPMPRELLLKIMTELREVPTAKVVVFTGGEATLRKQLLLEGISLAKAGGYVTRVVSNGGWATTPERARAMVRDLKSAGLDELNTSYDDFHAPFASIECIVNLVRAGLEEGLRIGLGVIVDKNATWDAAAVRRALSEGLGMEIAEIEKRVTILEDYPTPTGSGEQLDVNGLDAGDKLNMGCPEVLKTVSLHPNGMVKACCGHAMFYAQDLTLGNLNEERLIDILTRSQQNLVYWWLHMLGPKRILDKLGVEGTYTSICHACQALLADHRQAMLEYLKAHRDEVLLQDVVLGDSLKRVSTIVLKRKEEILAQMRRLES
- a CDS encoding ABC transporter ATP-binding protein, which translates into the protein MSTIALESVTAGYGQSLVLHEINLAFDSGFHVILGSNGAGKTTLFRVGVGILPPRAGIVSVLGYEPHRDSEVKRLIGYLPHRPSLSAALSVRDNLEFWGQVLRLPSAQRRSRIDQVVADLELSDLLSKPAASLSRGQAQRVAIARALLGAPQVLFLDEPTTGLDPLAARSLRELLKGLARADKTIIYSTHNLYEAAELADDVTLIAAGRVVDRGSVEALHQRHARAQRVCLTVEGDPRTILSDLGYEAVPDREQWIVDLSDRAERSRIVAALVQAGLPVLEVRELGSPLEAVYEDLESGGQRV